GAAAGACAGCAACCACCACCATTCCTGAGTTTGCAATCATTAAGATACTAACAACATGAATGTCTTTGCACACCAGTTTTAAGAGAGGCTTCACATCACATATGTAGTGATCGATCTGATTAGGACCACAAAAAGGTAAATGGAGTATAACCAGCAGTAGAGCGACAGAGTGCCAAAACCCCACACCCCAGGCCATGAAGACCAACATGTTACACCTCCGCCGGTTCATGAGGACCATGTAGTGCAGGGGCTTGACAATGGCAACATAGCGGTCTAAAGCCATGGACACCAAGATGAATATCTCCACACCCGCCAGCAAGTGGGCAGTGAAGAGCTGGGTCATACAGTTGTTATAGGAAATGTTTTTTCTTGCTGTGACCAAGTCCCTGATT
This sequence is a window from Mustela nigripes isolate SB6536 unplaced genomic scaffold, MUSNIG.SB6536 HiC_scaffold_8130, whole genome shotgun sequence. Protein-coding genes within it:
- the LOC132009226 gene encoding olfactory receptor 4P4-like, which encodes MENQNNVTEFLFMGLWGNKQMELLFFFFFLLCYLVILMGNFLILFTITCSHLIEQPMYYFLCHLSLMDLGYTSTVVPRLIRDLVTARKNISYNNCMTQLFTAHLLAGVEIFILVSMALDRYVAIVKPLHYMVLMNRRRCNMLVFMAWGVGFWHSVALLLVILHLPFCGPNQIDHYICDVKPLLKLVCKDIHVVSILMIANSGMVVVA